The proteins below are encoded in one region of Penaeus monodon isolate SGIC_2016 chromosome 32, NSTDA_Pmon_1, whole genome shotgun sequence:
- the LOC119593613 gene encoding cuticle protein AMP1B-like → MRLIIFACVVAVALATPQSPEYLAETLSDERQDNGDGNFRYSFQTSNDISASQVGTPGILGQSNVQGSFRFPLTTGGFAEVSYIADENGYQPTSDLLPTPPPFPAHVFELLRIADEQRAQGITFN, encoded by the exons ATCATCTTCGCTTGCGTTGTCGCCGTCGCCCTGGCAACACCCCAGAGCCCGGAATACCTTGCCGAAACGCTGTCGGATGAGCGCCAGGACAATGGAGACGGCAATTTCAGATACTCTTTCCAAACCAGCAACGACATCAGCGCCTCTCAGGTCGGCACGCCTGGGATCCTGGGTCAGAGTAACGTGCAAGGCTCATTCAG ATTTCCTCTCACCACTGGCGGATTCGCAGAAGTGTCTTACATAGCCGACGAGAACGGCTACCAACCCACTTCTGACCTACTGCCCACGCCGCCTCCCTTTCCAGCCCACGTTTTCGAGCTGCTACGAATAGCCGACGAACAGCGTGCGCAAGGAATTACCTTCAACTAG